A genomic stretch from Terriglobus sp. RCC_193 includes:
- the lptB gene encoding LPS export ABC transporter ATP-binding protein produces MTTAAGTLEMEGRGESSSSGLELFESSAAQTRHTLSTDGIAKSYGGREVVRGVSISITQGEVVGLLGPNGAGKTTSFYMIVGLVRPDSGRVTVAEEDITRTPMYLRARNFGISYLPQEPSVFRKLTVEENILAILETQRLSWEQRRNRTAQLIEQLNLGHVRRTQGYALSGGERRRVEIARCLCIDPSFILLDEPFSGIDPIAVLDLQQIIFNLKKSGIGVLITDHNVRETLSVTDRAYIIAEGRIFRHGTPGELGRDAEVKRVYLGESFRL; encoded by the coding sequence ATGACAACGGCTGCGGGTACATTGGAGATGGAGGGACGGGGCGAGTCTTCGTCATCTGGCTTGGAACTTTTTGAATCCAGCGCGGCGCAGACGCGGCACACGCTTTCCACGGACGGCATTGCCAAGAGCTATGGCGGTCGTGAAGTCGTTCGCGGCGTCAGCATCAGCATCACTCAGGGCGAAGTCGTCGGCCTCCTCGGCCCCAATGGCGCTGGCAAGACCACCAGCTTTTACATGATCGTGGGCCTTGTGCGCCCGGACTCCGGTCGCGTCACCGTTGCGGAAGAAGACATCACCCGCACACCCATGTATCTTCGCGCGCGTAACTTTGGCATCAGCTATCTGCCGCAGGAGCCCAGCGTCTTCCGCAAGCTCACAGTGGAAGAGAACATCCTCGCCATCCTGGAAACGCAGCGCCTCAGTTGGGAACAGCGTCGCAACCGCACCGCGCAGCTCATCGAACAGTTGAATCTGGGCCATGTGCGCCGCACACAGGGCTATGCGCTCTCCGGTGGCGAACGCCGCCGTGTTGAGATTGCACGTTGTCTCTGCATTGATCCCAGCTTCATCCTGCTGGACGAACCTTTCAGCGGCATCGACCCCATCGCCGTGCTCGACCTCCAGCAGATCATCTTCAACTTGAAGAAGAGCGGCATCGGTGTACTCATCACCGACCATAACGTCCGCGAAACACTCAGCGTCACAGATCGTGCCTACATCATTGCGGAAGGCCGCATCTTCCGCCACGGAACGCCCGGCGAACTGGGCCGCGACGCGGAAGTGAAGCGTGTCTACCTGGGCGAAAGCTTCCGTCTCTAA
- the hpf gene encoding ribosome hibernation-promoting factor, HPF/YfiA family, with protein MDLEITGRGTQVTAKLRAQAEEGLARIQKILGPKCMAKVVLSCEKNRCEVEVTVRNTISNFSSHTSAKDVEIALKDALDKVELQAVKARKRVVTTRHHPDHDATGTIRRQTTEAGEVTSVRKSPGKNKTGVGKAIAAIDDGEVEMEEVEAA; from the coding sequence ATGGATCTTGAGATCACCGGCAGAGGCACACAGGTAACAGCAAAGTTGCGTGCGCAGGCAGAAGAGGGCCTGGCGCGTATTCAAAAAATCCTTGGACCCAAATGCATGGCCAAGGTGGTGCTCAGCTGCGAGAAAAACCGCTGCGAGGTTGAAGTTACGGTACGCAATACCATCAGTAATTTCTCCTCACATACCTCGGCAAAGGATGTCGAGATTGCCTTGAAAGATGCTTTGGACAAGGTGGAGCTGCAGGCCGTAAAGGCGCGCAAGAGGGTTGTTACAACGCGCCATCATCCGGATCACGATGCCACGGGAACCATTCGCCGCCAGACTACGGAAGCGGGCGAAGTCACCTCAGTCAGAAAATCCCCGGGCAAGAACAAAACCGGTGTAGGAAAGGCCATTGCGGCCATTGATGACGGCGAAGTCGAGATGGAGGAAGTCGAAGCCGCCTGA
- the rapZ gene encoding RNase adapter RapZ: MVEPPSVRNQEGAPRTPGCELVVLTGLSGAGKLSALKAFEDLGYYAVDNLPLELIPQFAELLRGSSEFSRAVLGVDVREGSIENFPGILHNVRGLLPTTVVYLEASDDVLVRRYSETRRPHPLRRDELVSESIASERKRMEPIRNVADVLLDTSHFNVHQLRAHIITQFSRREGEQRLLVSTMSFGFKNGVPAEADLVFDVRFLPNPHFVPEFRPLTGRDERVAKYVMDFPQTKEFLDRTADMLMFLLPYYVTEGKSYLTIAFGCTGGQHRSVAIAEEMKKRLSDAGYQVRVSHRDMPR, encoded by the coding sequence ATGGTCGAACCTCCGTCAGTCAGGAACCAGGAGGGAGCGCCGCGCACCCCCGGATGCGAACTGGTCGTACTGACCGGTCTTTCCGGCGCAGGCAAACTCTCCGCGCTGAAAGCATTTGAAGACCTTGGCTACTATGCCGTTGATAATCTGCCCCTGGAATTGATTCCGCAGTTCGCTGAACTTCTGCGTGGCTCCAGCGAGTTCAGTCGCGCGGTTCTTGGCGTGGATGTGCGCGAGGGTTCCATTGAGAACTTTCCCGGCATCCTGCATAACGTGCGTGGCCTGTTGCCCACCACGGTCGTTTACCTTGAGGCGTCGGACGACGTTCTGGTGCGTCGCTACTCCGAGACGCGCCGCCCGCATCCCTTGCGCCGCGATGAGCTGGTGTCGGAGAGCATTGCCTCCGAACGCAAGCGCATGGAGCCCATCCGCAACGTTGCGGATGTCCTGCTGGACACCTCGCATTTCAACGTGCACCAGTTGCGCGCGCACATCATCACGCAGTTCAGCCGTCGTGAAGGCGAACAAAGACTCCTTGTCTCCACCATGAGCTTTGGCTTTAAGAACGGCGTACCTGCGGAGGCAGACCTCGTCTTTGACGTGCGCTTTCTGCCGAACCCTCACTTTGTGCCGGAGTTCCGTCCGCTCACCGGCCGCGACGAGCGTGTGGCGAAGTATGTGATGGACTTTCCGCAGACAAAGGAGTTCCTGGACCGTACCGCGGACATGTTGATGTTTCTTCTGCCGTATTACGTTACGGAAGGGAAGAGCTATCTGACCATTGCCTTCGGCTGCACGGGCGGACAGCATCGCTCCGTGGCCATTGCAGAAGAGATGAAAAAGCGTCTCAGCGATGCGGGTTATCAGGTAAGGGTCTCGCACCGCGACATGCCCCGATAG
- the lptC gene encoding LPS export ABC transporter periplasmic protein LptC, translating into MGSRRGRAGGISVTRLRRWLLVGVIVLLTALVGLLGIARWKARRFLHDLPAKLGIDIKSQANGFTYSQSVKGHTLFTLHAAKAIQRQNGKTTLHDVAITLYGPEGSHETDSIRGAEFEYDQNNGIVKAMGEVHLDLASPSSAQQNPSAKRIAVTTSGLVFMQKQGIATTDQPLHIEYGDLHGTATGADYTTATGLLNLHSAVIMDGTQDRQPVHLTAASAQLDRNQRLATLHTAFVRTGEMKAQGDTVVLDAGPSGGIDEIRADGHTSLQSGDGIRAQAPKLVAKISEQNKPTLATMSGGVILSHPDGSGSGQTAVVHFDGLGNATTAELTGGVTFDHHSATSLDHLTAANLVAALAQDATRHTILKDATATGRAQLRSVTTGKPAKTTVISGDTLHAIMAASGRKHYVSLLTGNGSTRLDEDDGAGTTRTSTGDTLQIKLLPPGATKAASTVQSAMQDGHVTVMAKSPAKSGKTASETHATASHADFEGSTGKLLLTGAPSVTGDGMQIAADRITLTQGNGDADATGSVRGVYQSQKDSDPVHVTAEHATVAGSVAKFFAGANAARMWTSSSQMEAPVIEVDRNTNRLMAHAPSGSAATGTVHLLLPASATGKQKNSGVVRIVGTTLLYVPVEGTRPAHADVTGGVRMDTSGASLTARQAVATLSGSTPGVLSGSVQQIVASGAVNIAQPGRTGQGERLVYTSADERYVLTGTPQSQPKVIDTQKGTITGATLILHGADNNVEVEGTGTHRVHTEVEANPQKR; encoded by the coding sequence ATGGGCAGCAGACGGGGCAGGGCAGGCGGCATTTCGGTGACGCGTCTTCGCCGTTGGCTTCTTGTCGGCGTCATCGTCCTGTTGACCGCCCTTGTGGGACTGCTCGGCATTGCCCGCTGGAAGGCGCGCAGGTTCCTGCATGACCTGCCTGCGAAACTCGGCATCGACATCAAATCGCAGGCCAACGGCTTCACCTATTCGCAATCGGTAAAGGGCCACACACTGTTCACGCTGCACGCAGCGAAGGCCATTCAGCGGCAGAACGGCAAGACCACGCTTCACGACGTTGCCATTACCCTCTACGGCCCGGAAGGTTCGCACGAAACAGACAGCATCCGCGGCGCGGAGTTTGAATATGACCAGAACAACGGCATTGTGAAAGCGATGGGCGAAGTGCATCTCGACCTGGCGTCACCTTCCAGTGCGCAGCAAAACCCCAGTGCCAAACGCATCGCCGTAACCACCAGCGGTCTGGTTTTCATGCAAAAACAGGGCATCGCCACAACAGACCAGCCGCTGCACATTGAGTATGGCGATCTGCACGGCACAGCCACGGGCGCCGATTACACCACAGCCACGGGCCTTCTGAATCTGCATTCCGCCGTGATCATGGATGGCACACAGGACCGCCAGCCAGTGCATCTGACGGCGGCCTCCGCGCAACTGGATCGTAACCAGCGTCTTGCCACGCTGCACACGGCTTTCGTGCGTACTGGTGAGATGAAGGCGCAGGGAGACACGGTGGTTCTGGATGCCGGCCCATCCGGTGGGATCGACGAGATTCGCGCTGACGGCCACACGTCACTGCAGAGCGGCGACGGCATTCGCGCCCAGGCTCCGAAGCTTGTCGCCAAAATCTCTGAGCAAAACAAGCCCACGCTGGCCACCATGTCCGGTGGCGTCATCTTGTCTCATCCCGACGGCAGTGGTTCCGGGCAGACTGCGGTGGTGCACTTCGACGGGCTAGGCAACGCAACAACGGCGGAACTCACCGGTGGCGTCACGTTCGACCACCACTCGGCCACCTCGCTGGATCACCTGACGGCAGCTAATCTCGTAGCAGCACTCGCGCAGGACGCCACCCGCCACACCATCCTGAAGGACGCCACCGCCACCGGCCGCGCGCAGCTTCGTTCCGTCACCACAGGCAAGCCAGCCAAGACGACCGTGATTTCTGGCGATACGCTCCACGCCATCATGGCCGCCTCTGGCAGGAAGCATTACGTATCCCTGCTGACCGGCAATGGCTCCACGCGGCTGGATGAGGATGACGGCGCAGGCACCACGCGCACCAGTACGGGCGACACCCTGCAGATCAAACTGCTGCCACCCGGCGCAACCAAAGCTGCCTCGACCGTGCAATCGGCCATGCAGGATGGACACGTCACCGTCATGGCGAAATCGCCTGCGAAAAGCGGCAAGACCGCGTCTGAGACACATGCCACGGCCTCGCACGCCGACTTTGAAGGCTCCACCGGCAAGCTGCTGCTCACCGGCGCGCCCAGCGTCACCGGCGACGGCATGCAGATTGCCGCGGACCGCATCACGCTCACACAGGGAAACGGCGATGCGGACGCCACCGGCAGCGTCCGCGGTGTCTATCAGTCGCAGAAGGACTCCGACCCCGTACATGTGACGGCGGAACATGCCACCGTCGCCGGTTCCGTGGCGAAGTTCTTCGCCGGAGCTAACGCCGCGCGCATGTGGACGTCCTCTTCGCAGATGGAAGCGCCGGTGATCGAAGTGGATCGCAACACAAACCGCCTGATGGCCCATGCCCCCTCCGGTTCTGCCGCCACAGGCACGGTCCATCTGTTGCTGCCTGCTTCCGCCACCGGCAAGCAAAAAAACAGCGGTGTGGTGCGCATCGTCGGAACTACGCTGCTCTACGTGCCCGTGGAAGGCACGCGTCCCGCTCATGCCGATGTGACTGGCGGCGTGCGCATGGATACTTCAGGTGCCTCGCTTACCGCGCGTCAGGCCGTGGCCACGTTGTCTGGCAGCACTCCGGGCGTTCTCTCGGGCAGCGTGCAGCAGATCGTGGCCAGCGGCGCGGTCAACATCGCGCAGCCGGGCCGCACTGGCCAGGGCGAACGCCTTGTCTACACCTCTGCGGATGAGCGCTACGTTCTCACCGGAACGCCGCAAAGCCAGCCGAAGGTCATCGACACTCAAAAGGGAACCATCACGGGCGCAACGCTCATCCTGCATGGCGCGGACAACAACGTGGAGGTCGAGGGCACAGGTACACATCGCGTCCATACGGAAGTGGAAGCCAACCCGCAGAAGCGATAG
- a CDS encoding ABC transporter ATP-binding protein, translating to MKRILRLLWYLRPYLPFALMSVVLMAIVGAMAALRILLVKPILDNVLSAESQPANILVFTIPHTHWVINLQRFVPHHFHNAWTVVAYALFVSAVLKSICDYIGTYLVNYAGFGMITDLRNDLYGAVLKRSSTFFQRYTTGALLSTLINDIERVQIAMSTVLSDFLQQFFTLLFTAFVVVIAGGKLAWILLGFVVVIFYSAKKIGRGVRRTTRGGQDRLSDIQNLLHETLTGNRIVKAFGMEMWEMARFRRAARKLLRANMRAIGFSAISSPLMDALGSIAIALLLLIGRNRIVHHQMTAGSFITFLIAVFALYDPVRKFAVYYNSFQQALGASDKIFQFLDERDELPEKRDAIRLDGFQEGVRFNDVRFGYRDEEDEENFHEVLRGINLYVQRGEVIALVGPSGGGKSTLVNLIPRFFDPTDGSITIDGNDLRDVQLSSLRKLVGTVTQETVLFNDTVRNNIAYGQPDVPVERVLAAAKAALAHDFIERMPDGYNTVIGEKGFRLSGGERQRLAIARAILKDAPILILDEATSALDAESESLVQAALSNLMVDRTVLVIAHRLSTVRRADRILVVERGQIVETGTHAELLVHGGTYNKLYRMQFAGDDAAPDAPPQPQDV from the coding sequence ATGAAACGCATCCTGCGCCTGCTGTGGTATCTGCGTCCATATCTGCCCTTCGCCCTGATGTCGGTGGTACTCATGGCCATTGTCGGCGCCATGGCCGCTCTCCGCATCCTGCTGGTCAAGCCCATTCTCGACAATGTGCTCAGCGCAGAGTCTCAGCCTGCGAACATCCTCGTCTTCACCATTCCGCACACGCACTGGGTCATCAACCTGCAGCGGTTTGTGCCGCATCATTTCCACAACGCATGGACGGTGGTGGCCTACGCGTTGTTCGTCTCCGCGGTACTGAAGTCCATCTGCGATTACATTGGAACGTATCTGGTCAACTACGCCGGCTTTGGCATGATCACGGACCTGCGCAATGACCTGTATGGCGCGGTGCTCAAGCGGTCCAGCACCTTCTTCCAGCGTTACACCACCGGCGCGTTGCTCTCCACGCTCATCAATGACATTGAGCGCGTGCAGATCGCCATGTCCACGGTGCTCAGCGATTTCCTGCAGCAGTTCTTCACGCTCCTCTTCACCGCGTTCGTCGTGGTTATCGCGGGCGGCAAACTCGCGTGGATTCTGCTTGGCTTCGTCGTGGTCATCTTTTATTCCGCAAAGAAGATTGGCCGTGGCGTTCGCCGCACCACGCGCGGCGGCCAGGACCGCCTCTCGGACATTCAGAATCTCCTGCATGAAACGCTCACCGGCAACCGCATCGTCAAGGCTTTCGGCATGGAGATGTGGGAGATGGCCCGCTTCCGTCGTGCTGCACGTAAGCTGCTTCGTGCCAACATGCGCGCCATCGGCTTTAGCGCCATCTCCTCACCGCTCATGGATGCGCTTGGCTCCATCGCTATCGCGCTGCTGCTCTTGATCGGTCGTAACCGCATCGTGCATCACCAGATGACGGCGGGTTCGTTCATCACCTTCCTCATAGCGGTCTTTGCGCTGTACGATCCCGTCCGCAAATTCGCCGTGTATTACAACAGCTTTCAGCAGGCGCTGGGAGCCAGCGATAAGATATTCCAGTTCCTTGACGAGCGTGACGAACTTCCCGAAAAACGTGACGCCATCCGTCTGGACGGATTCCAGGAAGGCGTCCGCTTCAACGACGTGCGCTTCGGTTATCGCGATGAAGAAGACGAAGAGAACTTCCACGAAGTCCTCCGTGGCATCAACCTGTACGTGCAGCGTGGCGAAGTAATTGCGCTCGTTGGCCCCAGTGGCGGCGGCAAATCCACGCTGGTGAATCTCATCCCTCGTTTCTTTGACCCCACGGACGGCAGCATCACCATCGACGGTAACGACCTGCGCGACGTGCAACTCAGCAGCCTGCGCAAGCTCGTGGGCACGGTCACGCAGGAGACAGTGCTGTTCAACGATACCGTGCGCAACAACATCGCCTATGGCCAGCCTGACGTGCCCGTGGAGCGCGTTCTCGCCGCAGCGAAAGCAGCATTGGCACACGACTTCATCGAACGCATGCCCGACGGCTACAACACCGTCATTGGCGAAAAGGGTTTCCGGCTCTCCGGTGGCGAACGTCAGCGTCTCGCCATCGCCCGCGCCATCCTGAAGGACGCTCCCATCCTCATCCTCGACGAAGCCACCTCCGCACTCGACGCGGAGAGTGAGTCGCTGGTGCAGGCGGCGCTTTCCAACCTCATGGTCGATCGCACCGTGCTGGTCATTGCGCATCGGCTGTCCACTGTGCGCCGGGCGGATCGCATCCTGGTGGTGGAACGCGGGCAGATCGTGGAAACCGGCACGCATGCCGAACTACTGGTGCATGGCGGCACGTACAACAAGCTCTACAGGATGCAGTTTGCCGGAGACGATGCAGCACCAGATGCTCCGCCGCAACCGCAGGACGTATAA
- the rpoN gene encoding RNA polymerase factor sigma-54, whose product MLLQPKLNLRVAQRQVLTPGLVQMVSVLALNKLELKEMINAEVVENPVLEEIDDSSASFEELAGREGDRELSAEQQKAEADRQEKDPFDEIDMGEYFQEYLDPGFRASGPSFEELDSPSFENFLSKPSTLSDHLQWQLGAMTLRPELRAACEVIIGNLEDNGYLTVDDAELASLDETGQATPALMAEARATVHTLDPIGVGAADLRECLLLQIHAALRDTDDAILDEDDYAARHSELTLACRIISDHLPLLQKRDLRELTRLLAATPEQVQAALDAIRSLDPRPGQRYNQQETRLIEPDVAFVKRNDEWQVIMNEDDLPTLRLNAGYRRMLRQKDTEREVKEYVKERYRSAIQLLRNIEQRKNTIVRTCESIVRRQPEFLEHGVDSLRPMMIKEVAEEIGVHPSTVSRAVANKYVHTPQGVFELRFFFSEAVNGPEGGDLPLMLLKKKVRRLIEEEDPKKPLTDDALASELQRQGIQVTRRTVAKYREDMNIPSTHQRRKRD is encoded by the coding sequence TTGCTGCTTCAGCCCAAGTTGAACCTTCGAGTCGCCCAGCGCCAGGTGCTGACACCGGGACTGGTCCAGATGGTGAGCGTACTCGCGCTCAACAAGCTGGAACTGAAGGAGATGATCAATGCCGAAGTGGTGGAGAACCCGGTGTTGGAGGAGATTGACGATTCCTCCGCCAGTTTTGAGGAGCTTGCCGGACGCGAGGGCGACCGCGAGCTTTCCGCGGAACAGCAGAAGGCAGAAGCGGATCGCCAAGAGAAAGACCCGTTCGATGAAATCGACATGGGCGAATACTTTCAGGAGTATCTTGACCCCGGCTTCCGCGCCTCTGGCCCATCGTTTGAAGAACTCGATTCGCCTTCCTTTGAAAATTTCCTGTCCAAGCCTTCGACGCTGTCCGACCACCTGCAGTGGCAACTGGGCGCCATGACACTGCGGCCGGAGTTGCGCGCTGCCTGCGAAGTGATCATCGGCAATCTGGAAGACAACGGCTATCTCACCGTGGACGACGCAGAGCTTGCCTCGCTGGACGAGACGGGCCAGGCCACGCCAGCCCTCATGGCAGAGGCAAGGGCAACCGTGCATACGCTTGATCCCATTGGCGTGGGAGCAGCGGATCTGCGAGAGTGCCTCCTGCTGCAGATCCACGCCGCCCTTCGCGATACAGATGACGCCATTCTGGATGAAGACGACTACGCGGCCCGGCACAGCGAACTGACACTCGCCTGCAGGATCATCAGCGACCATCTGCCGTTGTTGCAGAAACGCGATCTGCGCGAACTCACCCGCCTTCTTGCAGCCACGCCGGAGCAGGTGCAGGCTGCCCTCGACGCCATCCGTTCCCTCGATCCGCGCCCCGGCCAGCGTTACAACCAGCAGGAGACGCGGCTGATTGAGCCGGATGTGGCCTTCGTCAAACGCAATGACGAGTGGCAGGTCATTATGAATGAGGATGACCTGCCCACCCTGCGTCTCAACGCCGGCTATCGCAGGATGCTGCGCCAGAAGGACACCGAGCGCGAGGTGAAGGAGTACGTCAAGGAGCGCTATCGCTCCGCCATCCAGCTCCTGCGCAACATCGAGCAGCGTAAGAACACCATCGTCCGCACCTGCGAATCCATCGTCCGCCGTCAGCCGGAGTTTCTGGAGCACGGCGTGGATTCTCTTCGCCCCATGATGATCAAAGAGGTGGCGGAAGAGATTGGCGTGCATCCTTCCACCGTGTCACGAGCGGTCGCGAATAAATATGTGCACACCCCGCAGGGCGTGTTCGAGCTGCGTTTCTTCTTCAGCGAGGCCGTCAATGGCCCAGAAGGCGGCGATCTTCCGCTCATGCTGTTGAAGAAAAAGGTTCGCAGGCTGATTGAGGAAGAAGATCCGAAGAAACCTTTGACGGACGACGCGCTGGCCAGTGAGCTTCAGCGGCAGGGAATTCAGGTCACACGGCGCACAGTGGCGAAGTACCGTGAGGACATGAATATCCCCAGTACACATCAGCGCCGCAAGCGCGACTAG